In the Flagellimonas sp. HMM57 genome, one interval contains:
- a CDS encoding histidinol-phosphate transaminase, with protein sequence METKKINRRNWIKTGVLTAGGVLAAPYLGFSKNLELPLQLDSNGDAVYSPFFKEYLPKNLREFPVLAAKLNANENPYGPSPMALEALKNSAAGGNRYAWKELFQLMDKIAEFEGVERKNVMMGPGSSDLLEKTAMVLFMNGGNVVSADPAYMSLIRVAEAAGGSWKPVPLKDDWSHNLDAMEKAIDADTKLIYICNPNNPTGTITPHEDLLDFCSRVSEKVPVFIDEAYLGFLDDGMKKSMVSLISEGKDVIIARTFSKIHGMAGLRVGYAVAQEERLNKLQKITRAGMGISYPSVFGAMGAMDDSKFLDSSRKLNAECREYVYQSLDQMGFEYVPSYTSFMIFPIEMEGKAFLEKMTNLKVGVRAFNFMGKDWCRVSMGTMDEMKLFTQALGKVLA encoded by the coding sequence ATGGAAACTAAAAAAATCAACAGAAGAAATTGGATAAAAACTGGGGTTCTTACCGCTGGTGGTGTACTTGCAGCACCTTACTTAGGATTTTCTAAAAATCTGGAACTACCGCTCCAGCTCGATTCAAATGGCGATGCGGTTTATAGTCCTTTCTTTAAAGAATACCTTCCCAAAAACTTAAGGGAGTTTCCTGTTCTGGCTGCTAAACTCAACGCAAATGAAAATCCTTATGGGCCTTCACCAATGGCGTTGGAAGCATTGAAAAATTCAGCAGCTGGTGGCAACCGCTATGCTTGGAAAGAATTATTTCAGTTAATGGATAAAATTGCAGAGTTTGAAGGAGTGGAACGCAAGAATGTAATGATGGGACCTGGTTCTTCGGATTTATTGGAAAAAACCGCCATGGTATTATTTATGAATGGTGGAAATGTAGTTTCAGCGGACCCAGCGTATATGTCATTGATTCGTGTTGCCGAAGCAGCGGGCGGAAGCTGGAAACCAGTTCCATTGAAAGACGATTGGTCTCACAATTTGGATGCTATGGAAAAAGCGATTGATGCGGATACAAAACTGATCTATATCTGCAACCCCAACAATCCTACCGGAACCATAACACCGCATGAAGATTTATTGGACTTTTGCTCAAGGGTATCTGAAAAAGTACCTGTTTTTATTGACGAAGCTTATCTTGGATTTTTAGACGATGGAATGAAAAAGAGTATGGTTTCTTTAATAAGCGAAGGAAAAGATGTAATTATCGCAAGAACCTTTTCAAAGATTCACGGTATGGCCGGGCTTCGTGTAGGCTATGCAGTAGCCCAAGAGGAACGATTGAACAAACTTCAAAAAATCACACGTGCCGGAATGGGTATTTCCTACCCTTCTGTTTTTGGAGCTATGGGCGCTATGGATGATTCGAAATTTTTGGATAGTTCCAGAAAGCTAAATGCCGAGTGCAGGGAATATGTATATCAAAGTCTTGACCAAATGGGTTTTGAATACGTTCCCTCCTATACCAGTTTTATGATTTTTCCAATAGAAATGGAAGGCAAAGCATTTCTTGAAAAAATGACCAATTTAAAGGTTGGGGTGCGTGCTTTCAATTTTATGGGCAAAGATTGGTGTAGGGTAAGTATGGGCACTATGGATGAAATGAAACTCTTTACACAAGCACTCGGAAAGGTTTTGGCCTAA